The DNA region GGCATCTCTTCCGGTTCATAAGCATCAGGCAGCAATGCACCGACTTGTTTGACCCAAGTGATGACGGTAGTGTGGTGCACTCCTTTCACCCGTTCAATGGCTCGAAAGCCCATACCGTTGACATACATTTTGAGGCATTCACGTTTGAAGGCATTTGAGTAGCCGAGCTGACTATAGTGGTCGATAAACTGACGACCGCAATCTACACAGATGTGATTCTGTTTGCCTTTTTTCTTTCCGTTCTTACGGATATGAGTAGATTGGCATTCTGGACATTCCATTGAGTCAACAACCTCCATTCATACCTCTATTCTGCAACGCCTCAATTTGAAGGTATTCTCAGGATATTTGTCTTGTATTCCAACGTAATTTGCCGATCCAATGATGAGCGATCGTCTTTTAATTCGAATAGATGGGTGGTTTAAAGATTTGTCAAAATTGAGATTGGTTTGTCGTTTTTCTCTGATGATGAAGGCGATCGCCAAACCCATAGGATTAGACAAAATGGAAACGATTGAATCGATTTATCAACGCCGTGCCGTTAAGCATTACGACCCAGACTATGTGATGCCAGCCGAAGATGAACAAAAGTTGTTGGAGGCGACTATCCAAGCACCAACCAGTTTTAATATTCAGCATTGGCGCTTGGTGCTGCTGAAAGATCCTGAACTGCGCAAACAAGTCAGAGCATTAGCCTTTGATCAAGCGCAGGTCACTGATGCGTCGTTGGTAGTGGTGTTCACTGGTGATGTCAAAGCATGGGCAAAGGAACCGGAACGCTATTGGGTAAATGCTCCTGAAGCAGTTGCTGAACAATTGGTGGGAATGATTGGGCCTTTTCATGATGGTCGGGAATGGTTACAACGAGATGAGGCACAACGCTCAATTGGAATGGCCATGCAAACATTGATGCTGTCGGCTAAAGCATTGGGTTATGATTCCTGCCCGATGATTGGTTTTGATATTGATAAGGTTGCCGAACTGATTAAGCTGCCAGAGGATCACGTCATGGGACCAATGGTTGCAATCGGTAAAGGGACAAAAGCGGCTTGGCCAAAACCGGGTCAACTGCCTCTCTCTGACATTGTTAGTGAAAATTCTTTCTAGCCGAATTGTTGCGGCGATCGCCCCTTGATTTTTGGCGAAGCGACCTTACCATCTGATTTTCTATTTCTTAACCGTTTTGAAATTGCGATGAATTTATCTGACCAAATATCACCACCTAAACGGTGCGACCCCGATCAACATGTCACTACTGTGATCACCCATAGCGTTCGGGTCAGTCGAGGAGAGGTAAGAGGATTTCCGCTGCTACTCGGCAGGTGGAATTTTGTTTTGAGTCATTCCGAGCGTATTGAATAGACCAAAAGGGATTGGGTAGACAAAAAAAATTAGGCAAGTCCCCGACAAAACAGAATTTATTCTATTGCCCACTAGCTAAAGTTTTCACGCTCTAAAAAATCGTTTTTTCACTTTCTTCCTATGGCAAATTTTTTCAGTTTTTTTGCTATGGATAGTTTTTTCTGCAAATTTTTCATTGAAGGCTTTGTCTAATAAAAAG from [Leptolyngbya] sp. PCC 7376 includes:
- a CDS encoding nitroreductase family protein, with translation MVCRFSLMMKAIAKPIGLDKMETIESIYQRRAVKHYDPDYVMPAEDEQKLLEATIQAPTSFNIQHWRLVLLKDPELRKQVRALAFDQAQVTDASLVVVFTGDVKAWAKEPERYWVNAPEAVAEQLVGMIGPFHDGREWLQRDEAQRSIGMAMQTLMLSAKALGYDSCPMIGFDIDKVAELIKLPEDHVMGPMVAIGKGTKAAWPKPGQLPLSDIVSENSF